From a region of the Etheostoma cragini isolate CJK2018 chromosome 20, CSU_Ecrag_1.0, whole genome shotgun sequence genome:
- the LOC117935365 gene encoding nuclear export mediator factor NEMF-like, with amino-acid sequence MKTRFTTVDIRAVIAEINANYIGMRVNNVYDIDTKTYLIRLQKPDSKAILLIESGSRIHSTDFEWPKNMMPSGFAMKCRKHLKSRRLTQIKQLGIDRIVDIQFGSDEAAYHLIIELYDRGNVILADHEYTILNLLRFRTAEAEDVKIAVRERYHVESARPPEALISLERLTEILSKASNGEQVKRVLNPHLPYGSTLIEHSLIEVGLPGSVKVDSQVDAAQVAPKILEALEIAETYMAKTENFSGKGYIIQKSEKKPSLTPGKPTEELLTYDEFHPFLFAQHAKNPYLEFDTFDKAVDEFFSKMESQKIDMKALQQEKQAMKKLENVKRDHEQRLEALHQVQEVDRIKGELVEMNLPVVERALQVVRSALANQVDWTEIGIIVKDAQAAGDPVACAIKELKLQTNHITMLLKNPYVSEEDQEEEEKKDVLEVKGKKNKNKDKGQNKKVQRNKPMLVDVDLGLSAYANAKKYYDFKRTAEKKEHKTMEAADKAMKSAEKKTQKTLKEVQTVTTIQKARKVYWFEKFLWFISSENYLVIAGRDQQQNEIIVKRYLRAGDVYVHADLHGATSCVIKNPSGDPVPPRTLTEAGTMAVCYSAAWDAKIITSAWWVHHHQVSKTAPTGEYLTTGSFMIRGKKNFLPPSYLIMGFGFLFKVDEQSVFRHRGERKVKTIEEDMEDVTSRTAELLEEGEELIGDDSSNEDQGEEGAGGHGETVKQLKKGVEGEDGARGELAAVPEEDDMEAEREEDGEEDSSEEKEMKNEENEEFSFPDTTISLSHLQPSRNTQNPGFKKEVISQVEVDSQGRKHMTAKQRREEKKKKQKQEGCDTEEKTEISSAGSAVDQGSKGGGVPSQQPPKRGQKNKLKKIKEKYKDQDEEDRELMMQLLGSAGSTKEEKDKGKKGKKGKGRDEPIRKAAPQKQPPKPRNVEAAVTGGGEGDEEKPPGEETGLAEEDKEDDVDQDNPGAEEAEDLLTSLSGQPHPEDVLLFAVPVCAPHTALSNYKHKVKLTPGSQKKGKAARTAVLSFMKARDASTREKDLFRSVKDTDLSRNMPGKVKVSAPNLLAAKKK; translated from the exons ATGAAAACAAGATTCACCACCGTGGATATCAGGGCAGTTATTGCCGAGATCAATGCCAA CTACATTGGCATGAGAGTAAACAACGTGTACGACATCGACACCAAGACGTATCTCATCCGTCTGCAAAA GCCTGACAGCAAAGCTATTCTCCTGATTGAGTCTGGGAGTCGTATTCACTCCACAGACTTTGAATGGCCCAAGAACATGATGCCTTCGGGCTTTGCAATGAAA TGTCGAAAACACCTGAAGTCACGGCGGTTGACCCAAATTAAGCAGCTTGGGATTGACAGGATTGTTGACATCCAGTTTGGCTCAGATGAGGCTGCCTACCATCTGATTATTGAACTGTATGACAGG GGTAACGTCATTCTTGCAGATCATGAGTACACCATCCTGAACCTGCTGCGGTTTCGTACAGCAGAGGCAGAAGATGTTAAGATTGCTGTTAGAGAGCGGTACCATGTGGAGAGTGCCCGACCGCCTGAAGCTCTCATCAGTTTAGAGCG ACTCACTGAAATCCTCAGCAAAGCTTCGAATGGAGAGCAAGTGAAACGGGTCCTGAACCCTCACCTTC ccTATGGATCCACTCTGATAGAACACAGTTTGATAGAGGTGGGACTGCCGGGCTCTGTCAAAGTTGACAGCCAAGTTGATGCTGCCCAAG TTGCACCTAAAATCCTGGAAGCCCTGGAGATTGCAGAAACCTATATGGCAAAAACGGAAAACTTCAGTGGCAAA GGTTACATCATACAAAAGAGTGAGAAGAAACCAAGCTTAACCCCTGGCAAACCCACTGAAGAACTGCTCAC ATATGATGAATTCCACCCATTCCTCTTCGCCCAGCATGCAAAGAACCCCTATTTGGAGTTTGATACTTTTGATAAG GCAGTGGATGAATTCTTTTCTAAGATGGAGAGTCAGAAGATTGACATGAAGGCCTTGCAGCAGGAGAAACAGGCTATGAAGAAGTTGGAGAATGTTAAAAGGGACCACGAGCAGAGACTGGAGGCCTTGCACCAAGTACAG GAGGTGGACAGAATAAAGGGAGAACTGGTGGAGATGAACCTGCCTGTGGTGGAGAGGGCACTGCAGGTGGTGCGCAGTGCACTGGCGAATCAGGTGGACTGGACTGAAATCGGCATTATCGTCAAAGACGCACAAGCTGCTGGAGACCCGGTGGCCTGCGCCATCAAGGAGCTGAAGCTGCAAACTAATCATATCACCATGCTTTTAAA AAATCCATATGTTTCTGAGGAAGaccaggaagaggaagagaaaaaagatgtgttggaggtgaaagggaagaaaaacaaaaataaagacaaaggaCAGAACAAGAAGGTGCAAAGGAACAAGCCTATGTTGGTGGACGTGGATCTTGGCCTGTCGGCTTATGCCAATGCCAAAAA gtacTATGACTTCAAACGCACAGCTGAAAAGAAGGAACATAAAACCATGGAAGCAGCAGATAAG GCTATGAAATCCgcagagaaaaaaactcaaaaaacactgaaagagGTTCAGACTGTGACCACCATTCAGAAGGCCAGGAAAGTCTACTG GTTTGAGAAGTTCTTGTGGTTCATCAGCTCAGAGAATTATCTTGTCATCGCAGGAAGAGATCAGCAGCAGAACGAGATAATTGTCAAACGCTACCTCCGTGCAG GTGATGTCTATGTTCATGCTGACCTCCATGGAGCGACTAGCTGTGTCATCAAGAACCCTTCAG GTGACCCCGTCCCTCCCCGTACCCTGACTGAAGCTGGCACTATGGCTGTGTGCTACAGTGCTGCCTGGGATGCCAAGATCATTACCAGCGCTTGGTGGGTTCATCATCATCAG GTGTCTAAAACAGCTCCCACTGGAGAGTACCTGACCACCGGAAGTTTTATGATCAGAG gaaagaaaaactttttgcCACCTTCTTACTTGATAATGGGCTTCGGATTCCTCTTCAAG GTCGATGAGCAGAGTGTGTTTCGGCACCGAGGGGAGAGAAAGGTGAAGACTATagaggaggacatggaggacgTCACATCCAGAACTGCTGAGCTGttagaggagggagaggagctgATAG GTGATGACAGCAGTAATGAAGATCAGGGTGAGGAAGGGGCGGGAGGACATGGAGAGACGGTAAAGCAGCTTAAAAAGGGGGTTGAGGGGGAGGATGGTGCGAGAGGAGAACTGGCTGCTGTTCCTGAAGAGGACGACATGGAGGCAGAGCGAGAagaggatggagaggaagaCAGCAGTGAGGAGAAGGAGATGaagaatgaagaaaatgaagaatTCAGCTTTCCAGATACGaccatctccctctctcatttACAGCCCAGCAG GAATACTCAGAACCCTGGTTTCAAAAAGGAAGTGATATCTCAG GTTGAAGTAGACTCACAAGGGAGGAAACACATGACTGCCAAGCAGAGAAG agaagagaagaagaagaagcagaaacagGAAGGATGCGACACTGAGGAGAAGACTGAGATTTCATCTGCTGGATCAGCAGTCGATCAGGGATCCAAAGGTGGAGGAGTTCCCTCCCAGCAGCCACCGAAGAGAGGCCAGAAG AACAAGTTAAAGAAGATCAAAGAGAAGTACAAGGACCAGGATGAAGAGGACAGGGAGCTGATGATGCAACTGCTCGGG TCAGCGGGTTCCACTAAGGAGGAGAAGGACAAggggaagaaaggaaagaaggggAAGGGTCGAGACGAACCCATCAGGAAAGCAGCGCCTCAGAAACAACCCCCGAAACCTCGTAATGTGGAGGCCGCAGTAACAGGAGGAGGTGAGGGTGATGAGGAGAAACCGCCTGGAGAAGAGACCGGTCTTGCCGAGGAGGACAAG gaAGATGATGTGGACCAAGACAATCCTGGAGCAGAG
- the LOC117935367 gene encoding MAPK/MAK/MRK overlapping kinase-like isoform X1, with the protein MMHYSNWLIGVKDRASLRNTLKTPPNVDWNRVNVVDMHNNNPLPNEKTSELAVVTHLWRKGYKTMKKIGEGTFSEVVKTQSLKDGKFYACKTMKQTINSLEQANNLREVQAMKRLSPHANIIQLHELIFDKETGTVSLICELMEMNIYEFIQGRKTPLPDNTVKNYMYQLCKSLEHMHRCGIFHRDVKPENILIKQNGLKLGDFGSCRSVYSKPPHTEYISTRWYRAPECLLTDGYYGLKMDLWSAGCVFFEIMSLNPLFPGTNELDQVAKIHDVLGTPDESILQKFKHRSRAMHFTFPPKKGSGISRLVPHCPAPALSLLYQMLAYDPDERITAETALRHTYFREIRLAEKKAETLHRVSGTMDGLESSGSHNSLDHIWRPTRLGKQLRGRHTRQTPLISHNMKHVAEPLIRRNVPHYPTELPKLNMVIPGPQISFPVSTIPAFTVTHRGTLPTITSKKCQLQLAKPRDESHRAAFKTYYIPPLDRKRGGY; encoded by the exons ATGATGCACTACTCAAACTGGCTCATTGGCGTAAAAGACAGAGCAAGCCTTCGAAATACATTGAAAACACCACCCAACGTCGACTGGAACAGGGTAAATGTTGTCGACATGCACAACAACAATCCGCTGCCTAATGAAAAGACATCCGAGCTAGCGGTCGTCACCCATCTCTGGAGAAAAG gctacaaaacaatgaagaaaatcGGGGAGGGCACATTTTCAGAGGTGGTGAAAACTCAGAGCCTGAAAGATGGGAAGTTCTACGCATGTAAAACAATGAAGCAGACAATTAACAG TCTGGAGCAAGCCAACAACCTGCGGGAAGTCCAAGCAATGAAGAGACTGAGCCCGCATGCAAATATCATCCAGCTACATGAACTGATTTT TGACAAAGAAACTGGGACTGTGTCTTTGATTTGTGAGCTGATGGAGATGAACATCTATGAGTTCATACAAG GAAGAAAAACGCCACTGCCtgacaatacagtaaaaaactACATGTACCAGCTTTGCAAGTCACTTGAACATATGCACAG GTGTGGGATCTTCCACAGAGATGTGAAGCCAGAAAACATTCTCATCAAA CAAAATGGTCTGAAGCTTGGTGACTTCGGCTCATGTCGGAGCGTGTATTCCAAGCCCCCGCATACAGAGTACATCTCCACGCGCTGGTACAGAGCCCCAGAGTGCCTCCTCACTGATGGGTACTATGGCTTAAAGATGGACCTGTGGAGCGCTGGTTGTGTCTTCTTTGAGATCATGAG tttgaatCCTCTCTTCCCTGGAACCAATGAGTTGGACCAGGTAGCCAAGATCCATGACGTATTGGGGACACCAGATGAAAGTATCCTCCAAAAGTTCAAGCA CAGGTCTAGAGCGATGCATTTCACCTTCCCGCCTAAAAAAGGCAGCGGTATCTCACGGTTAGTCCCTCACTGTCCGGCTCCAGCTCTATCACTGCTCTATCAGATGCTTGCCTATGACCCCGATGAACGCATCACTGCAGAAACAGCCCTGCGGCACACATACTTTAGGGAAATCag gCTGGCAGAGAAGAAAGCAGAGACTCTTCACAGAGTTTCTGGGACTATGGATGGACTAGAGAGTAGTGGGTCGCACAACTCATTAGACCACATCTGGCGCCCAACCCGACTTGGCAAACAGCTGAGGGGAAGACACACAAGGCAAACCCCTTTAATAAGC CACAACATGAAGCATGTAGCAGAGCCCCTCATCCGACGGAACGTCCCTCATTATCCCACAGAGCTGCCCAAGCTCAACATGGTTATACCAGGACCACAGATCTCCTTCCCAGTCTCCACCATACCTGCATTTACTGTCACTCACCGAGGGACATTGCCAACCATCACGTCAAAGAAGTGCCAATTACAGTTGGCCAAG CCCCGGGATGAGTCGCACCGTGCAGCTTTCAAGACCTACTACATTCCACCTCTGGATAGGAAACGTGGAGGCTACTGA
- the LOC117935367 gene encoding MAPK/MAK/MRK overlapping kinase-like isoform X2 → MMHYSNWLIGVKDRASLRNTLKTPPNVDWNRVNVVDMHNNNPLPNEKTSELAVVTHLWRKGYKTMKKIGEGTFSEVVKTQSLKDGKFYACKTMKQTINSLEQANNLREVQAMKRLSPHANIIQLHELIFDKETGTVSLICELMEMNIYEFIQGRKTPLPDNTVKNYMYQLCKSLEHMHRCGIFHRDVKPENILIKQNGLKLGDFGSCRSVYSKPPHTEYISTRWYRAPECLLTDGYYGLKMDLWSAGCVFFEIMSLNPLFPGTNELDQVAKIHDVLGTPDESILQKFKQSRAMHFTFPPKKGSGISRLVPHCPAPALSLLYQMLAYDPDERITAETALRHTYFREIRLAEKKAETLHRVSGTMDGLESSGSHNSLDHIWRPTRLGKQLRGRHTRQTPLISHNMKHVAEPLIRRNVPHYPTELPKLNMVIPGPQISFPVSTIPAFTVTHRGTLPTITSKKCQLQLAKPRDESHRAAFKTYYIPPLDRKRGGY, encoded by the exons ATGATGCACTACTCAAACTGGCTCATTGGCGTAAAAGACAGAGCAAGCCTTCGAAATACATTGAAAACACCACCCAACGTCGACTGGAACAGGGTAAATGTTGTCGACATGCACAACAACAATCCGCTGCCTAATGAAAAGACATCCGAGCTAGCGGTCGTCACCCATCTCTGGAGAAAAG gctacaaaacaatgaagaaaatcGGGGAGGGCACATTTTCAGAGGTGGTGAAAACTCAGAGCCTGAAAGATGGGAAGTTCTACGCATGTAAAACAATGAAGCAGACAATTAACAG TCTGGAGCAAGCCAACAACCTGCGGGAAGTCCAAGCAATGAAGAGACTGAGCCCGCATGCAAATATCATCCAGCTACATGAACTGATTTT TGACAAAGAAACTGGGACTGTGTCTTTGATTTGTGAGCTGATGGAGATGAACATCTATGAGTTCATACAAG GAAGAAAAACGCCACTGCCtgacaatacagtaaaaaactACATGTACCAGCTTTGCAAGTCACTTGAACATATGCACAG GTGTGGGATCTTCCACAGAGATGTGAAGCCAGAAAACATTCTCATCAAA CAAAATGGTCTGAAGCTTGGTGACTTCGGCTCATGTCGGAGCGTGTATTCCAAGCCCCCGCATACAGAGTACATCTCCACGCGCTGGTACAGAGCCCCAGAGTGCCTCCTCACTGATGGGTACTATGGCTTAAAGATGGACCTGTGGAGCGCTGGTTGTGTCTTCTTTGAGATCATGAG tttgaatCCTCTCTTCCCTGGAACCAATGAGTTGGACCAGGTAGCCAAGATCCATGACGTATTGGGGACACCAGATGAAAGTATCCTCCAAAAGTTCAAGCA GTCTAGAGCGATGCATTTCACCTTCCCGCCTAAAAAAGGCAGCGGTATCTCACGGTTAGTCCCTCACTGTCCGGCTCCAGCTCTATCACTGCTCTATCAGATGCTTGCCTATGACCCCGATGAACGCATCACTGCAGAAACAGCCCTGCGGCACACATACTTTAGGGAAATCag gCTGGCAGAGAAGAAAGCAGAGACTCTTCACAGAGTTTCTGGGACTATGGATGGACTAGAGAGTAGTGGGTCGCACAACTCATTAGACCACATCTGGCGCCCAACCCGACTTGGCAAACAGCTGAGGGGAAGACACACAAGGCAAACCCCTTTAATAAGC CACAACATGAAGCATGTAGCAGAGCCCCTCATCCGACGGAACGTCCCTCATTATCCCACAGAGCTGCCCAAGCTCAACATGGTTATACCAGGACCACAGATCTCCTTCCCAGTCTCCACCATACCTGCATTTACTGTCACTCACCGAGGGACATTGCCAACCATCACGTCAAAGAAGTGCCAATTACAGTTGGCCAAG CCCCGGGATGAGTCGCACCGTGCAGCTTTCAAGACCTACTACATTCCACCTCTGGATAGGAAACGTGGAGGCTACTGA
- the LOC117935367 gene encoding MAPK/MAK/MRK overlapping kinase-like isoform X3, with translation MHRLRDKGMHCYKTMKKIGEGTFSEVVKTQSLKDGKFYACKTMKQTINSLEQANNLREVQAMKRLSPHANIIQLHELIFDKETGTVSLICELMEMNIYEFIQGRKTPLPDNTVKNYMYQLCKSLEHMHRCGIFHRDVKPENILIKQNGLKLGDFGSCRSVYSKPPHTEYISTRWYRAPECLLTDGYYGLKMDLWSAGCVFFEIMSLNPLFPGTNELDQVAKIHDVLGTPDESILQKFKHRSRAMHFTFPPKKGSGISRLVPHCPAPALSLLYQMLAYDPDERITAETALRHTYFREIRLAEKKAETLHRVSGTMDGLESSGSHNSLDHIWRPTRLGKQLRGRHTRQTPLISHNMKHVAEPLIRRNVPHYPTELPKLNMVIPGPQISFPVSTIPAFTVTHRGTLPTITSKKCQLQLAKPRDESHRAAFKTYYIPPLDRKRGGY, from the exons ATGCACCGGCTGAGAGACAAAGGGATGCATT gctacaaaacaatgaagaaaatcGGGGAGGGCACATTTTCAGAGGTGGTGAAAACTCAGAGCCTGAAAGATGGGAAGTTCTACGCATGTAAAACAATGAAGCAGACAATTAACAG TCTGGAGCAAGCCAACAACCTGCGGGAAGTCCAAGCAATGAAGAGACTGAGCCCGCATGCAAATATCATCCAGCTACATGAACTGATTTT TGACAAAGAAACTGGGACTGTGTCTTTGATTTGTGAGCTGATGGAGATGAACATCTATGAGTTCATACAAG GAAGAAAAACGCCACTGCCtgacaatacagtaaaaaactACATGTACCAGCTTTGCAAGTCACTTGAACATATGCACAG GTGTGGGATCTTCCACAGAGATGTGAAGCCAGAAAACATTCTCATCAAA CAAAATGGTCTGAAGCTTGGTGACTTCGGCTCATGTCGGAGCGTGTATTCCAAGCCCCCGCATACAGAGTACATCTCCACGCGCTGGTACAGAGCCCCAGAGTGCCTCCTCACTGATGGGTACTATGGCTTAAAGATGGACCTGTGGAGCGCTGGTTGTGTCTTCTTTGAGATCATGAG tttgaatCCTCTCTTCCCTGGAACCAATGAGTTGGACCAGGTAGCCAAGATCCATGACGTATTGGGGACACCAGATGAAAGTATCCTCCAAAAGTTCAAGCA CAGGTCTAGAGCGATGCATTTCACCTTCCCGCCTAAAAAAGGCAGCGGTATCTCACGGTTAGTCCCTCACTGTCCGGCTCCAGCTCTATCACTGCTCTATCAGATGCTTGCCTATGACCCCGATGAACGCATCACTGCAGAAACAGCCCTGCGGCACACATACTTTAGGGAAATCag gCTGGCAGAGAAGAAAGCAGAGACTCTTCACAGAGTTTCTGGGACTATGGATGGACTAGAGAGTAGTGGGTCGCACAACTCATTAGACCACATCTGGCGCCCAACCCGACTTGGCAAACAGCTGAGGGGAAGACACACAAGGCAAACCCCTTTAATAAGC CACAACATGAAGCATGTAGCAGAGCCCCTCATCCGACGGAACGTCCCTCATTATCCCACAGAGCTGCCCAAGCTCAACATGGTTATACCAGGACCACAGATCTCCTTCCCAGTCTCCACCATACCTGCATTTACTGTCACTCACCGAGGGACATTGCCAACCATCACGTCAAAGAAGTGCCAATTACAGTTGGCCAAG CCCCGGGATGAGTCGCACCGTGCAGCTTTCAAGACCTACTACATTCCACCTCTGGATAGGAAACGTGGAGGCTACTGA
- the wdr20a gene encoding WD repeat-containing protein 20 has protein sequence MLISKMAAEGGGKEMNEIKTQFTTREGVYKLLTHSEYSRPNRVPFNSQGSNPVKVSFVNVNDQSGNGDRICFNVGRELYFYIYKGVRKAADLSKPIDKRIYKGTQPTCHDFNHLTATAESVSLLVGFSAGQVQLIDPIKKETSKLFNEERLIDKSRVTCVKWVPGSESLFLVSHASGNMYLYNVEHTCGTTAPHYQLLKQGESYSVHTCKSKSTRNPLLKWTVGEGALNEFAFSPDGKFLACVSQDGFLRVFNFDAVELHGTMKSYFGGLLCVCWSPDGKYIVAGGEDDLVTVWSFLDCRVIARGHGHKSWVSVVAFDHYTTSVEESDPMEFSGSDEDFQDQMIHFGRDRANSTQSRLSKRNSTDSRPVSVTYRFGSVGQDTQLCLWDLTEDILFPHLPLSRTRTHTNVMNATSPPAGATLITNASSNTTNGNNSGANTPGINSLSTTLPRSNSLPHSAGTTTTTANNTNKAGSGGGIGSCMMDSAIATGVSKFATLSLHDRKERHHEKDHKRNHSMGHISSKSSDKLNLLTKTKTDPAKTLGTLLCPRMEDVPLLEPLICKKIAHERLTVLIFLEDCLVTACQEGFICTWARPGKVGLLSSQNQASSPSGTVV, from the exons ATGTTAATTTCAAAGATGGCGgcggagggaggagggaaggagatgAACGAAATTAAAACTCAGTTCACCACTCGGGAAGGCGTCTACAAACTCCTCACTCACTCCGAATACAGCCGTCCTAACAGGGTGCCTTTCAACTCGCAAGGTTCCAACCCCGTCAAGGTCTCCTTCGTGAACGTCAACGACCAATCGGGCAACGGCGACAGGATCTGTTTCAATGTGGGCCGTGAGCTCTACTTCTACATCTACAAAGGCGTTAGaaag GCTGCTGACTTGAGCAAGCCCATAGACAAGCGTATCTACAAGGGAACGCAGCCTACCTGTCATGACTTCAACCACCTCACAGCCACAGCAGAGAGTGTGTCCTTGCTTGTGGGTTTCTCTGCAGGACAGGTACAGCTCATTGACCCCATCAAGAAGGAGACAAGCAAGCTCTTCAATGAGGAG AGACTAATAGACAAGTCCAGAGTAACATGCGTGAAATGGGTGCCAGGCTCTGAGAGCCTGTTTCTGGTCTCTCATGCCAGTGGAAATATGTACCTGTACAATGTGGAGCATACTTGTGGCACCACGGCTCCACACTACCAGCTGCTTAAACAGGGAGAGAGCTACTCTGTACACACTTGTAAGAGTAAATCCACACGGAACCCACTCCTTAAATGGACAGTAGGTGAGGGGGCTCTGAATGAGTTTGCCTTCTCTCCAGATGGGAAGTTCCTTGCCTGTGTTAGCCAAGACGGCTTCCTACGAGTCTTCAACTTTGACGCGGTCGAGCTTCATGGCACCATGAAGAGCTACTTTGGTggcttgttgtgtgtgtgctggagcCCTGATGGAAAGTACATAGTTGCAGGTGGAGAGGACGATTTAGTGACAGTGTGGTCATTTTTGGACTGCAGAGTGATCGCCCGAGGTCATGGGCACAAGTCATGGGTCAGTGTTGTGGCATTTGACCATTACACCACCAGCGTGGAAGAGAGTGACCCTATGGAGTTCAGTGGCAGCGATGAGGACTTTCAGGATCAGATGATCCACTTTGGACGAGACCGGGCCAACAGTACGCAGTCCCGACTCTCCAAGCGCAACTCGACGGACAGTCGGCCTGTTAGTGTCACATACCGGTTTGGCTCGGTGGGCCAGGACACTCAGCTGTGCCTATGGGACCTTACTGAGGACATCCTTTTCCCCCATCTTCCACTCTCACGGACACGAACACACACTAACGTGATGAATGCTACCAGCCCCCCTGCGGGTGCTACATTAATCACTAACGCATCTAGTAACACTACTAATGGAAACAACAGTGGTGCCAATACTCCTGGCATTAACTCTCTCTCTACTACATTACCACGCTCCAACAGCTTACCCCATTCGGCCGGCACCACAACAACAACGGCAAACAATACCAACAAGGCTGGCAGTGGTGGTGGCATCGGCAGTTGTATGATGGACAGTGCTATTGCCACAGGAGTGAGTAAGTTTGCCACACTGTCACTCCATGATCGAAAGGAACGCCACCACGAGAAGGACCACAAACGCAACCACAGCATGGGTCACATCAGCAGCAAGAGCAGTGACAAGCTCAACCTGCtgacaaaaaccaaaacagaccCTGCTAAGACTCTGGGCACTCTGCTGTGCCCGCGCATGGAGGATGTGCCCCTCCTGGAGCCTCTCATCTGTAAAAAGATAGCACACGAGAGACTGACTGTACTCATATTTTTAGAGGACTGTTTAGTGACTGCTTGTCAGGAGGGATTTATTTGCACATGGGCGAGGCCAGGCAAAGTG GGCTTATTGTCATCCCAAAACCAAGCCAGCTCTCCCAGTGGAACAGTAGTATAG